In Actinoplanes derwentensis, the following proteins share a genomic window:
- a CDS encoding response regulator, with protein MSEITLLLVDDQELIREGMAMVLGAAPGLRVVGEAGDGRAGALRARDLRPDVVLMDVQMPIMDGIEATRDIVANCPGTRVLILTTFDMDEYAFSGLRAGASGFLLKDAPSADLVRAVRTIAGGQAVVSPRITRTLLDHYQGGRAPDPSAGSVLTTLTDREREVLLAIGQGLSNPEIAGTLFLSESTVKTHVGRVLAKLGARDRVQAVIWAHTHGLI; from the coding sequence ATGAGTGAGATAACGCTGCTGCTCGTGGACGATCAGGAACTCATCCGCGAGGGCATGGCGATGGTTCTCGGTGCCGCCCCCGGCCTGCGGGTCGTCGGCGAGGCCGGGGACGGCCGGGCCGGGGCGCTGCGGGCCCGGGACCTGCGCCCGGACGTGGTGCTGATGGACGTCCAGATGCCGATCATGGACGGTATCGAGGCGACCCGGGACATCGTGGCCAACTGCCCCGGCACCCGGGTCCTGATCCTGACCACGTTCGACATGGACGAGTACGCCTTCAGCGGTCTCCGGGCCGGTGCCAGCGGTTTCCTGTTGAAGGACGCGCCGTCCGCCGACCTGGTGCGCGCGGTCCGCACGATCGCCGGCGGGCAAGCCGTGGTGTCCCCCCGAATCACCAGGACTCTCCTCGACCACTACCAGGGTGGCCGCGCGCCCGACCCGTCCGCCGGCTCCGTCCTCACCACCCTCACCGACCGGGAGCGCGAGGTCCTGCTCGCGATCGGTCAGGGCCTGTCCAATCCGGAGATCGCCGGCACCCTGTTCCTGTCCGAGTCCACGGTGAAGACGCATGTCGGCCGGGTCCTGGCCAAACTCGGCGCCCGGGACCGCGTGCAGGCGGTGATCTGGGCGCACACCCACGGCCTGATCTGA
- a CDS encoding aldo/keto reductase, with translation MEYTRLGRTGLTVSRLCVGTMNFGWQTDEQASHAILDRAADLGLNFVDTANMYGGDGLSERFIGSWLEKTGRRDDIVLATKVYAPMSDRPNDRGLSARHIIASCEASLTRLRTDWIDLFQMHHIERTTPWAEIWQAMETLVLQGKVRYVGSSNFAGWHLARAQAAADSRHFLGIVSEQCRYNLVTRHVELEVLPAAAELGIGILPYSPLHFGALSGALRKQRDGVPGRAVLHAPERVEPHRAAIERFEQFCAELGREPTEVAIGWLLSRPGVTAPILGPRTPEQLDLPIAALAEPLGDATLATLEEIFPPIGNGGPGPEAWAW, from the coding sequence ATGGAATACACCCGCCTGGGCCGGACCGGCCTGACCGTCAGCCGGCTGTGCGTCGGCACCATGAACTTCGGCTGGCAGACCGACGAGCAGGCGAGTCACGCGATTCTCGACCGCGCCGCCGACCTCGGCCTCAACTTCGTCGACACCGCGAACATGTACGGGGGCGACGGGCTCAGCGAACGGTTCATCGGAAGCTGGCTGGAGAAGACCGGCCGCCGTGACGACATCGTGCTGGCCACCAAGGTCTACGCGCCGATGTCCGACCGGCCCAACGACCGCGGCCTGTCCGCCCGGCACATCATCGCCTCCTGCGAGGCCTCGCTCACCCGGCTGCGCACCGACTGGATCGACCTGTTCCAGATGCACCACATCGAACGCACCACGCCCTGGGCGGAGATCTGGCAGGCGATGGAGACCCTCGTGCTGCAAGGCAAGGTCAGGTATGTCGGATCGTCGAACTTCGCCGGCTGGCACCTGGCCCGCGCCCAGGCCGCCGCGGACAGCCGGCATTTCCTGGGCATCGTCTCGGAACAGTGCCGGTACAACCTGGTCACCCGGCATGTCGAACTGGAGGTGCTGCCGGCCGCCGCTGAACTGGGCATCGGCATCCTGCCGTACTCCCCGCTGCACTTCGGCGCACTCTCCGGTGCGCTCCGCAAACAGCGCGACGGCGTACCCGGCCGGGCCGTGCTGCACGCCCCCGAACGGGTCGAACCGCACCGTGCCGCGATCGAGCGGTTCGAACAGTTCTGCGCCGAACTGGGCCGGGAACCCACCGAGGTCGCCATCGGCTGGCTGCTGTCCCGGCCCGGAGTGACCGCCCCGATCCTCGGCCCGCGCACCCCGGAACAGCTCGACCTGCCGATCGCCGCGCTGGCCGAGCCGCTCGGCGACGCCACCCTGGCGACCCTGGAGGAGATCTTCCCGCCGATCGGCAACGGCGGTCCCGGCCCGGAGGCCTGGGCCTGGTGA
- a CDS encoding ArsR/SmtB family transcription factor, with amino-acid sequence MIAWEFGSADLAGLRFAHSPLAEVVASAFVLRNGGHGGLQASWRSRVLASLPRWPTFRAVLFGPHGHSPDFLTPPPRTARPTLAEELAAMAASPLDEVAAQVSAAWAGHDQPPEIRDPRTLLALLVPEIRAYFEVAIVPLWPRLRAAADAEIAGAARTMADHSARAMMARLHPKLDWTGSALLLRYPGKQGQWTLDGHHLTLLPTGFAGAEVFAMPDSPAGRTLWYAPGGHGNIWLPTAPNAPLAALLGPSRAAVLALVSAPYSTGEVAHQLGLAAGTASYHLTTLRDTGLVTAVRAGRRLLYQRTALGDQLVQDSRLTTPARRSPAGSA; translated from the coding sequence GTGATCGCATGGGAGTTCGGCAGCGCCGACCTGGCCGGTCTGCGGTTCGCGCACTCACCCTTGGCCGAAGTGGTGGCCAGCGCGTTCGTCCTGCGCAACGGCGGGCACGGCGGTCTGCAGGCGTCGTGGCGGTCCCGGGTGCTTGCGTCACTGCCGCGCTGGCCCACTTTCCGGGCGGTTCTGTTCGGCCCGCACGGGCACTCGCCGGACTTCCTGACGCCGCCACCGCGTACCGCCCGGCCGACCCTCGCCGAGGAACTCGCCGCGATGGCCGCCAGCCCGCTCGACGAGGTCGCCGCCCAGGTGTCCGCGGCCTGGGCCGGGCACGACCAGCCACCGGAGATCCGTGATCCGCGGACCCTGCTGGCACTGTTGGTGCCCGAGATCCGGGCGTACTTCGAGGTCGCGATCGTCCCGCTCTGGCCGCGCCTACGGGCGGCGGCCGACGCGGAGATCGCCGGGGCGGCCCGGACCATGGCCGATCACAGTGCCCGGGCGATGATGGCCCGGCTGCACCCGAAACTGGACTGGACCGGTTCCGCGCTGCTTCTTCGCTACCCGGGCAAGCAGGGGCAGTGGACTCTCGACGGCCATCACCTGACCCTGCTGCCGACCGGTTTCGCCGGCGCCGAGGTGTTCGCGATGCCGGACTCGCCGGCCGGCCGCACCCTCTGGTACGCGCCGGGCGGGCACGGCAACATCTGGCTGCCGACCGCACCGAACGCCCCGCTGGCCGCGCTTCTCGGGCCCAGCCGGGCCGCGGTGCTGGCCCTGGTCAGCGCGCCGTACAGCACCGGCGAGGTGGCGCACCAGCTGGGCCTGGCCGCCGGAACCGCCTCCTACCACCTGACGACGTTACGGGACACCGGCCTGGTGACCGCGGTTCGCGCCGGACGCCGGCTGCTTTACCAGCGCACGGCCCTGGGAGACCAGCTCGTGCAGGATTCGAGACTCACCACGCCGGCGCGGCGGTCGCCAGCGGGGAGTGCGTGA